DNA sequence from the Sphingomonas sp. genome:
TCAAGGGCCATATCGGCATCGCCCGCGCCCGCTTCCCTGCCGGCACGCGCGGCTCGCAGCTCGACAGTTTCGCGCGGCAATTTCTGTGGGAGGCCGGGCTCGATTACGCGCACGGCACCGGCCATGGCGTCGGCAGTTTCCTGGCCGTGCATGAGGGACCGCAGCGCATCTCTCCCGTCGGCTCAAGCCAGCCCGGCGGCGACGAGCCGCTGCGCGCGGGCATGATCCTTTCGAACGAGCCCGGCTATTACAAGACCGGCGCCTATGGCATCCGGATCGAGAATCTAGTGCTCGTCGTGCCGGTCGAGATCCAGGGCGCCGAGAAGGACCTGCTCGGCTTCGAGACGCTGACCTTCGCGCCGATCGAACGCCGGCTCATTGATGTCGGCCTGCTCGGCGACGGCGAGCGCGCCTGGGTGGACGCCTATCATGCGAAGGTGCTCGACATTGTCGGCCCGCAACTGGACGGCGAGGCGCTGGCCTGGCTCGAGGAGCAGTGCGCTCCCCTGATTTGAAGAGCCTGATTGTCGGACATCAGGTCCCGGCCCTTGGAATGTAGGATTTCATCTGTCAGGTTGCCGCGATTCGGGGCTTTGCTCCGGCTCGCGGCTCTTTGGATCGTGTATCGCGCCACCCTTTCCCGAAAGCTCTTTGGGGAGAGGGACTCAAACCCGACGTAGCGTCAGGTTAGTCAACTTCCGCGTTCCGGACGGCCCTCATGGCCGACGCTTGCTGTCCTGGTTTTCGGGGGCATTGCCGATCGGTGCCGAAACGTCGGATGGTGTGGCGCGCGCCTGCGCCTTGCGGCGCTTCAGATTTTCGCGCAGCGCCGCAGCGAGGCGTTTCGCCCGGTCTCCGTCCGTCTTGGTCATCCCGCCGCCTTGACATATATGGCGGCCAGCGGCCATAGCGCCGCGTCCCGGGGGGCTCTGCTCCTCCAGGCGATAAGCTGCCGTAGCTCAGTGGTAGAGCGCATCCTTGGTAAGGCTGAGGTCGTGAGTTCAATCCTCACCGGCAGCACCATCGCCCGCGCAGGGCCTGGCGATCAGCCGACGAGCTGACCTTCCTCGCGCGGCACGCGCAGCGCCGCCTTGCGGGCGAACAGGCTGGCCAATTCGTTATGGCGCTCGCGGGCCGCTTCCGTCACCGCGCGCGCGGCCCGGCGGCGCTCTTCCGCGGCGCGCCGATGATAGTAACGATGATCAGATTCCATGCCGTGCCTCCCAAACGACTCGGCATGCTTAACATAGGTTTTTGGATTCATCGAATCCGCGAGGAGACGTTTCAATCCTTGGCGCGATGGATGATCATGTCGAGCACGGCCGGATGCAAAGGCCGCTCGAAAGCGCAACCGGCGACATAACCTTCCACCCAGGCAACCTTGGCGTGGCAGGGCTCGAGACTGGGCAAGCGCAGCCAGACATCCATGCCGACGGCAAGGTCGAGCAGGCTCTCGATCCGGAATCCGTGCGTCGACAGGTCGAGAATCTGGACGGAAACGACAGAATAGCCGCCGCGGGCCCGCAGCCCGGCATCCAGGCTGACCGGCACGCGCGCGGACTTGCGTGCCTTTTTGCCGGCATCGGAAACCGTGACTTGGATGGAGAGTTCACCCGTGAGCGAGCAGGCACCTTCTTGGCCGGGAGCAGGTTCGTTCTTGTCCTGCGGACTCATTCAATTCTTCTCTCAATCCCCCCGCTCCGGCAGGGTTAGCCCGACGGTCACGCTCCACGCCTGCGCGGCTTTCCGCTCTTTCGCATTCATACCCAACGTCAGCGCCGCGCGGCCAAAACGATAAGGCGAGGCGGGCGGTTCCGTCCGGCGCCCAATATGGACGAGCAACTCGTTCTCGTCGATCATGTAATGGAAT
Encoded proteins:
- a CDS encoding PilZ domain-containing protein, whose product is MSPQDKNEPAPGQEGACSLTGELSIQVTVSDAGKKARKSARVPVSLDAGLRARGGYSVVSVQILDLSTHGFRIESLLDLAVGMDVWLRLPSLEPCHAKVAWVEGYVAGCAFERPLHPAVLDMIIHRAKD